Proteins encoded within one genomic window of Formosa agariphila KMM 3901:
- a CDS encoding AAA family ATPase — protein MKILKIELQNINSLKSDTHTVIDFEDERFKDAGLFAITGSTGAGKTTVLDCITIALYHSVPRFNNSKGALKDVVSHGADHAFSRVTFENEHVIYEAFWGIRLASKTGKSLLNPQEEVSLKNLTTNTILSTQKRAVSEGVIQATQLDYSQFLRSVMLAQGEFASFLSAKGPEKGKLLEQITGEEIYKKIGQGILDRKSLEENKLKDIQSKINADDVLTDEAKNELHQRNLDLDTKIKDSEKELEAMQQIVNWYIKSEELERQSKKLEEDSKIISTHFEKHKPIFDLLDLNEKAEPFKELIQNFNTNKKHSTEKANHLQKLQTELTALGPKVHVLEKLSTEQNEALEVAKKEFNAWQPKFDVVTKLDSALKVETENQIKSEKKLAALKLELNTTKAEHLKHTKALALTESELKIKASFVSKNNYLLNVDAELSNWASNLSTLKSNKHILSEHADFIATKQKAIALTTSELDKNKALFKTSEFEIEAITKNIDSISLELEKHKLSDLISEKDKILKTESDWKQFKNYAEETLKETTSLEKFTINKEKQLLELKQFNTELETLTKQIALQNTAVSDAEKILELEKSIAKFDAARKHLKPGQPCGLCGSTEHPFAEHLKSVGVSKSELEVQTRRERLNSLTESKSSLEKKEVVLQTQIDNHSTQIKTINTDIASLQLKAKSLALNCELTDLEKITTALNSCKNTLEALDQTIKSTQKLQSKKDDLSKTRDKLKVDIESFKTKDATLSETIKNANEEIEQRQNSIIALTQTTNLLEQDLISKLSKFDYKLPEIDHINAFIETLEKEISNFNKTQKDLDALKGKITVVNTKLEHLDKQLVAHYDAEKEYIKALDESRLKAEKIKVDRIAILPIEVTVEGKRMQLSDAITQLTKNFDASKKELQSLIDTKREKETLQKSYVTDLDTLEKEKLVLDSTLQSQLKTSSFLNKEDIEKALLNPEDKQSYTQSRQRLKDNQLKLKTLQEEHKKAAETLKASKTFELSEAESKSALNELKVRRDGFSTAKGQIKEAFRKDQEIKDRNQDIYKKIANQETICGTWRELFKLIGNSKDAFNVYVQRLTLKHLLDLANVHLYNLNKRYSLKMEDDYKPKEELNFNLIDHFQTDQARLVDTSSGGEKFIISLALALGLSDLASKNVKIDSLFIDEGFGTLDNNTLETVISTLETLKSQGKLIGIISHVENLKERIPTQIQITKKSNGVSFVNIV, from the coding sequence ATGAAAATTTTAAAAATAGAATTACAGAATATAAATTCTCTAAAATCTGACACGCATACGGTTATCGATTTTGAAGACGAGCGCTTTAAAGATGCTGGATTATTTGCTATTACAGGATCTACTGGCGCTGGAAAAACAACGGTTTTAGATTGTATCACCATTGCTTTATACCATAGTGTTCCACGTTTCAACAATTCTAAAGGGGCACTAAAAGATGTTGTGAGTCATGGTGCAGATCACGCATTTAGCCGTGTAACATTCGAAAATGAACATGTAATTTACGAGGCATTCTGGGGCATACGTTTAGCATCTAAAACTGGAAAATCGCTATTAAATCCTCAGGAAGAGGTCAGTTTGAAAAACCTAACTACCAACACAATATTATCGACTCAAAAAAGAGCGGTAAGTGAAGGTGTAATACAAGCTACACAATTAGATTATAGTCAGTTTTTAAGATCTGTAATGTTAGCCCAAGGAGAATTTGCTTCATTTTTATCGGCTAAAGGACCAGAAAAAGGAAAACTTTTAGAACAAATTACAGGCGAAGAAATTTATAAAAAAATCGGACAAGGTATCTTAGACAGAAAATCTTTAGAAGAAAATAAACTAAAAGATATTCAATCTAAAATTAATGCAGATGATGTGTTAACTGACGAGGCTAAAAATGAATTACACCAAAGAAATCTTGACTTAGATACCAAAATTAAAGATTCAGAAAAAGAGCTTGAAGCTATGCAACAGATTGTGAATTGGTATATCAAGTCTGAAGAACTAGAGCGTCAGTCTAAGAAGCTAGAAGAAGATTCTAAAATTATTTCAACGCATTTTGAAAAACATAAGCCCATATTCGACTTATTAGATTTAAACGAAAAGGCTGAACCGTTTAAAGAATTAATTCAAAATTTTAATACAAATAAAAAACACAGTACAGAAAAAGCTAATCACTTACAAAAACTGCAAACAGAATTAACAGCACTAGGCCCTAAAGTTCACGTTTTAGAAAAATTAAGTACAGAACAAAACGAGGCATTAGAAGTCGCTAAAAAAGAATTTAACGCTTGGCAACCAAAGTTTGATGTTGTTACAAAATTAGATAGTGCACTAAAAGTAGAAACGGAGAATCAGATAAAATCTGAAAAAAAATTAGCAGCGTTAAAGCTAGAACTTAACACTACCAAGGCGGAACACCTTAAACACACAAAAGCATTAGCACTAACGGAGTCGGAACTTAAAATTAAAGCAAGCTTTGTTTCTAAAAACAACTATTTACTAAATGTCGACGCAGAATTATCTAATTGGGCATCAAATTTATCCACTTTAAAAAGCAATAAACACATCCTAAGCGAACATGCTGATTTTATTGCGACTAAGCAAAAAGCTATTGCATTAACGACTTCCGAATTAGACAAAAACAAAGCATTATTCAAAACATCTGAATTCGAAATTGAAGCGATTACCAAAAACATTGATTCTATTTCTCTAGAGTTAGAGAAACATAAATTATCCGATTTAATTTCTGAAAAAGATAAAATCTTAAAAACAGAATCCGATTGGAAACAATTTAAAAACTATGCGGAAGAGACGTTAAAAGAAACCACAAGTTTAGAAAAATTCACGATTAACAAGGAAAAACAGCTTTTAGAATTAAAGCAGTTTAATACGGAACTAGAAACCTTAACTAAGCAAATCGCACTGCAAAACACTGCAGTTAGCGATGCCGAAAAAATATTAGAATTAGAAAAAAGTATCGCCAAATTCGATGCTGCTCGTAAGCACCTAAAACCAGGGCAACCTTGTGGATTATGTGGTTCTACAGAACACCCGTTTGCAGAACATCTAAAATCTGTTGGTGTTTCTAAATCGGAATTAGAAGTACAGACGCGACGCGAGCGCCTTAATTCCTTAACAGAATCTAAATCTAGTCTAGAGAAAAAAGAAGTTGTATTACAAACACAAATTGACAACCATAGCACTCAAATAAAAACCATTAATACAGATATTGCTTCACTTCAATTAAAAGCAAAATCATTAGCCTTAAATTGTGAATTAACCGATTTAGAGAAGATAACTACAGCATTAAATTCATGTAAAAATACTTTAGAAGCTTTAGACCAAACCATAAAATCTACTCAGAAATTACAATCTAAAAAAGACGATTTATCTAAAACACGCGATAAATTAAAAGTAGATATTGAAAGCTTCAAAACAAAAGACGCTACACTAAGTGAAACTATTAAAAATGCTAATGAAGAAATTGAGCAAAGGCAAAATTCGATTATCGCATTAACGCAAACTACGAACCTTTTAGAGCAAGATTTAATTTCGAAGTTATCTAAATTCGACTACAAATTACCTGAAATAGACCATATAAATGCGTTTATTGAAACCTTAGAAAAAGAGATAAGCAACTTTAATAAAACCCAAAAAGACCTTGATGCGCTTAAAGGAAAAATTACCGTAGTAAATACAAAGTTAGAACACCTTGACAAGCAGTTGGTGGCGCATTATGACGCTGAAAAAGAATACATAAAAGCTTTAGATGAAAGTAGATTAAAAGCCGAAAAAATAAAGGTAGATCGCATTGCTATTTTACCAATTGAAGTCACAGTAGAAGGCAAAAGAATGCAATTATCGGATGCCATAACGCAGTTAACCAAAAACTTTGATGCTTCTAAAAAAGAATTACAAAGTCTTATAGACACCAAAAGAGAGAAAGAAACTTTACAAAAATCGTATGTAACCGATTTAGACACTTTAGAGAAAGAAAAATTAGTTTTAGATAGCACACTCCAATCACAGTTAAAAACGAGTAGTTTCTTAAATAAGGAAGATATAGAAAAAGCACTTCTTAATCCGGAAGACAAACAAAGCTATACACAATCTAGACAGCGGTTAAAAGATAATCAGCTCAAATTAAAAACCTTACAAGAAGAACATAAAAAAGCGGCAGAAACATTAAAAGCATCGAAAACTTTTGAACTGTCTGAAGCGGAGAGCAAATCGGCTTTAAATGAATTAAAAGTTAGAAGAGATGGTTTTTCGACAGCAAAAGGGCAGATTAAAGAAGCCTTCAGAAAAGACCAAGAAATTAAAGACCGAAACCAAGACATTTATAAAAAAATTGCTAACCAAGAAACAATTTGTGGCACCTGGAGGGAACTTTTTAAACTTATAGGAAATTCTAAAGATGCGTTTAATGTATATGTACAGCGTTTAACTTTAAAGCACTTATTGGATCTTGCTAATGTTCATTTATATAATTTAAATAAGCGGTATTCTTTAAAGATGGAAGATGACTATAAACCTAAGGAAGAGCTTAATTTTAATTTAATTGATCATTTCCAAACGGATCAAGCCAGATTAGTAGACACGTCTAGTGGAGGTGAAAAGTTTATAATAAGTCTAGCTTTGGCATTGGGTTTATCGGATTTAGCCAGTAAAAATGTAAAGATTGACTCCTTATTTATTGATGAAGGTTTTGGAACACTCGATAATAACACCTTAGAAACCGTAATTTCAACATTAGAAACATTAAAATCTCAAGGTAAATTAATTGGGATTATATCTCACGTCGAGAATTTAAAAGAGCGCATACCTACCCAAATTCAAATTACAAAGAAGAGTAATGGTGTAAGTTTTGTAAATATTGTATAA
- a CDS encoding T9SS type A sorting domain-containing protein has protein sequence MKTKLLFTKQKSNALYYLLVLFLCFNYGYSQELVKNGSCDDFQDETGDNADAWDMTPNSTVKLNGANGVESPSPYKYDEDNNPDGWSNDALEDALEIKYLGEAGSLDEQPGSTSSGNNDTRGVKLYDDGNPSITGSSRRLYQRVVGLTIDNVYNFSIDSRSEAAGTTSEVYILNTQIANEDGIDANGYNDASVVTGMDITNDNPDWVTNTFSFTATTTEVVIYVRSLGSVDTDTEVFYDNISLQQDNTQSVDDVLASNFKVYPNPASDYINIESKNVKVSSVDLYNILGAKVLSSGLIQNRVNVSNLSKGVYLMKINSVDGSVTKKVVIE, from the coding sequence ATGAAAACAAAACTACTTTTTACAAAACAAAAATCTAACGCACTATACTACCTATTGGTACTCTTTTTGTGTTTTAATTATGGATATAGTCAAGAACTTGTTAAAAATGGTTCTTGTGATGATTTTCAAGATGAAACAGGTGATAACGCAGATGCTTGGGATATGACTCCTAATAGTACTGTAAAACTCAATGGAGCTAATGGAGTAGAATCACCAAGTCCTTATAAATATGATGAAGACAATAATCCAGACGGATGGAGTAATGATGCTTTAGAAGACGCTTTGGAAATTAAATATCTTGGAGAAGCTGGTTCTTTAGATGAACAACCAGGATCTACAAGCAGTGGTAACAATGATACTAGAGGGGTTAAATTGTATGACGATGGTAATCCAAGTATAACAGGTAGCTCACGACGTTTATATCAAAGAGTTGTAGGACTTACAATTGACAATGTTTATAATTTTTCAATTGATTCACGTTCAGAAGCAGCTGGCACAACATCAGAAGTATATATATTAAATACTCAAATTGCTAATGAAGATGGTATTGACGCTAATGGTTATAATGATGCTTCGGTTGTTACTGGTATGGATATTACAAATGACAATCCAGACTGGGTAACAAATACTTTTTCTTTTACAGCAACAACTACCGAAGTTGTAATTTATGTTAGGTCGCTAGGGTCTGTAGATACAGATACAGAAGTGTTTTATGATAATATTTCACTTCAACAAGATAATACACAATCTGTTGACGATGTTTTAGCTTCAAATTTCAAAGTATATCCAAATCCAGCTAGCGATTATATTAACATTGAATCTAAAAATGTTAAAGTGTCTTCTGTAGATTTGTATAATATTCTAGGAGCAAAAGTATTATCTTCAGGATTAATACAAAACCGAGTAAATGTTTCTAATTTAAGTAAAGGTGTTTATTTAATGAAAATAAACTCTGTAGACGGTTCAGTAACAAAAAAGGTGGTAATTGAATAA
- a CDS encoding peroxiredoxin-like family protein produces the protein MSALKEFQKLVIANATDAKGIPVGDKAPDFTLPNALGVDVSLSELLKTYTVIVKFYRGEWCPICNLDLREIQKSLPQIKALNATVLAVSPQSADDSLTAKEKNALQFEVLSDAKQEVIKAYNLQFDPGEDYHSRRDLNLLNADGSKTLPVPATFIINKTGVIVGSHVDSNYTERMHPQDIIAVLETL, from the coding sequence ATGAGTGCATTAAAAGAATTTCAAAAACTAGTTATAGCGAACGCAACAGATGCAAAAGGGATTCCGGTTGGAGATAAAGCACCAGATTTTACATTACCAAATGCGCTTGGAGTAGATGTGTCGCTTTCAGAACTATTAAAAACGTATACTGTTATTGTTAAGTTTTACAGAGGGGAGTGGTGCCCTATTTGTAATTTAGATTTACGGGAGATTCAAAAATCTTTACCACAAATTAAGGCTTTAAATGCAACAGTCCTTGCTGTAAGCCCTCAAAGTGCTGATGATAGCTTAACTGCTAAAGAGAAGAATGCGCTTCAATTTGAAGTGCTAAGTGATGCTAAGCAGGAGGTAATTAAAGCCTATAATCTTCAGTTTGATCCAGGAGAAGATTATCATAGTAGAAGGGATTTAAACCTTTTAAATGCAGATGGGTCTAAAACTTTACCTGTGCCAGCCACCTTTATTATAAATAAGACAGGAGTTATTGTAGGATCTCATGTAGACTCTAATTATACCGAGCGTATGCATCCTCAAGATATTATAGCCGTTCTGGAAACCTTATAG
- the rpsT gene encoding 30S ribosomal protein S20, with amino-acid sequence MANHKSSLKRIRSNEAKRLRNKYQHKTTRNAIKRLRDAESKEDAQALYSNVVSMIDKLAKKNIIHANKAANLKSGLSKHIAAL; translated from the coding sequence ATGGCAAATCATAAGTCATCGTTAAAAAGAATTAGAAGTAACGAAGCTAAACGTTTAAGAAATAAATATCAGCATAAAACGACTCGTAATGCTATTAAGAGATTACGTGATGCTGAAAGTAAAGAAGATGCACAAGCGTTATATTCTAACGTAGTGTCTATGATTGACAAGTTAGCAAAGAAGAATATCATTCACGCTAACAAAGCAGCAAACCTTAAATCAGGTTTATCAAAGCACATCGCTGCACTATAA
- the proS gene encoding proline--tRNA ligase gives MSKKLTKRAEDYSKWYNELVVKADLAENSAVRGCMVIKPYGYAIWEKMQAELDRMFKETGHQNAYFPLFVPKSLFEAEEKNAEGFAKECAVVTHYRLQNDPDKPGKLRVDPEAKLEEELVVRPTSEAIIWNTYKGWIQSYRDLPLLINQWANVVRWEMRTRLFLRTAEFLWQEGHTAHETEAEAIAEAELMNGVYANFAENFMAIPVVKGLKTESERFAGAVETYCIEALMQDGKALQAGTSHFLGQNFAKAFDVKFTSKEGKQDYVWATSWGVSTRLMGALIMTHSDDHGLVLPPNLAPNQVVIVPIYKTDEQFEEVSKVANSIMSDLRSKNISVKYDNRTTFRPGAKFAQHELQGVPLRIAIGPKDLENGTVELARRDTLTKEVVALDALTDTVEGLMKIIQDDLYKKAFDFRAEHTTKVDTFEEFKNVLENTGGFISAHWDGTTETENQIKDITKATIRCIPEGYVEEAGMCVFSGKPSKRRVLFAKAY, from the coding sequence ATGAGTAAAAAACTTACAAAAAGAGCCGAAGACTATTCCAAATGGTATAACGAATTGGTAGTAAAGGCTGATTTAGCTGAGAATTCTGCAGTTAGAGGGTGTATGGTTATTAAGCCATATGGTTATGCAATTTGGGAAAAAATGCAAGCCGAATTAGATCGCATGTTTAAAGAAACAGGCCATCAAAACGCATACTTTCCATTATTTGTGCCTAAAAGTTTATTTGAAGCCGAAGAGAAAAATGCAGAAGGTTTTGCTAAAGAATGCGCTGTAGTAACGCATTATAGATTACAAAATGATCCAGATAAGCCAGGAAAACTACGTGTGGATCCAGAAGCAAAACTAGAAGAGGAGTTGGTCGTGCGACCTACAAGTGAAGCTATTATCTGGAATACTTATAAAGGTTGGATTCAATCGTACAGAGATTTACCATTGTTAATAAACCAGTGGGCGAATGTGGTGCGATGGGAAATGCGTACGCGTTTATTTTTACGTACTGCAGAGTTTTTATGGCAAGAAGGACATACAGCTCATGAAACAGAAGCAGAAGCAATAGCTGAAGCTGAGTTAATGAATGGTGTGTATGCTAATTTTGCAGAAAACTTTATGGCTATACCTGTAGTTAAAGGATTGAAAACCGAGAGTGAACGTTTTGCAGGTGCTGTAGAAACTTATTGTATTGAGGCTTTAATGCAAGACGGAAAAGCCTTGCAAGCAGGAACGTCTCATTTCTTAGGTCAAAACTTTGCTAAAGCATTCGATGTAAAGTTTACATCTAAAGAAGGAAAGCAAGATTATGTATGGGCAACCTCTTGGGGGGTCTCTACACGACTTATGGGGGCTTTAATTATGACACATAGTGATGATCATGGTTTGGTATTACCGCCAAACTTGGCGCCTAACCAAGTTGTAATTGTTCCTATATATAAAACCGATGAACAGTTTGAAGAGGTTTCTAAAGTTGCTAATTCAATTATGAGCGATTTAAGAAGTAAAAATATCTCTGTTAAATACGATAACCGTACAACCTTTAGACCTGGGGCTAAATTTGCACAGCATGAATTGCAAGGTGTTCCTTTACGAATAGCTATAGGACCAAAAGATTTAGAAAACGGAACAGTAGAGCTTGCAAGACGAGATACTTTAACAAAAGAAGTCGTGGCTTTAGATGCCCTTACGGATACTGTTGAAGGTTTAATGAAAATAATTCAAGACGATCTCTATAAAAAAGCATTCGATTTTAGAGCAGAACACACAACTAAGGTGGATACTTTTGAAGAATTTAAAAATGTTTTAGAAAATACTGGAGGATTCATTTCTGCCCATTGGGACGGTACAACAGAGACGGAAAATCAGATAAAAGACATTACAAAAGCTACAATTCGCTGTATACCAGAAGGTTATGTAGAGGAAGCAGGAATGTGTGTGTTTAGTGGAAAGCCATCTAAGCGCCGTGTGTTATTTGCAAAAGCATATTAA
- a CDS encoding OmpP1/FadL family transporter, whose translation MNFKTLVFILAGILTVPAFYAQDLTDVVRYSQDNIVGSARFRALSGAFGALGGDLSASSLNPAGSAVFNDAFMSVTLTNLNIDNDTEYFNNHDSFSDAYTEFTQIGAAFVFHNPNMNSAFKKFTLAFTYDKTQDFKDDWAAHGINTNSIDGYFLSYADGQRLDQISAFPNESFSQAYSEIGRTYGSGNQQAFLGYESYIIQPNSFDDDNTEYTSNIAPGTFNQNYIYSATGYNGKIAVNLATQVKDRLYLGLNLNTHFINYDRITYLQESNSNNGSLVNNVDFENRLSTIGGGFSFQLGTIYKATDNLRVGLTYNSPTWYNIQEETSQYISTIRNENGSNINQIVNPKIVNIHPEYELKTPGKLSGSLAYIFGTHGLISFDYAYKDYSNSKFKPEHDLHFNEQNQLISNELKGASSYAVGGEYRLKQLSFRGGYRFEESPYKNEETIGDLTGYSVGLGYSLGATKLDVTFDQSQRDSEYQLYNVGLTDSASLDSKISSFTFSVSFAL comes from the coding sequence ATGAATTTTAAAACATTAGTTTTTATACTAGCAGGCATTCTAACAGTGCCTGCTTTTTATGCTCAAGACCTAACAGATGTTGTAAGGTACTCCCAAGATAATATAGTAGGTTCGGCAAGATTTAGAGCTTTAAGCGGTGCTTTTGGAGCATTAGGAGGAGATTTATCTGCATCCAGTCTCAATCCTGCAGGATCGGCAGTTTTTAACGATGCTTTTATGTCTGTAACCTTAACAAACTTAAACATTGATAATGACACGGAGTATTTTAATAACCATGATTCTTTTTCGGATGCATATACAGAATTTACACAAATTGGTGCTGCTTTCGTATTTCATAATCCGAATATGAATAGTGCTTTTAAAAAATTCACTTTAGCCTTTACTTATGATAAAACTCAAGATTTTAAAGACGATTGGGCTGCACATGGTATAAATACAAATTCTATTGATGGTTATTTTCTATCTTATGCAGACGGACAACGTTTAGATCAAATTTCTGCTTTCCCTAACGAATCTTTTTCACAAGCATATTCAGAAATTGGTAGAACTTACGGTTCAGGAAATCAACAAGCATTTTTAGGTTACGAATCTTATATTATACAACCTAATTCTTTTGATGACGATAATACAGAATACACTTCTAACATTGCTCCAGGCACATTCAATCAAAATTACATATATTCGGCTACTGGATACAATGGTAAGATTGCTGTAAATCTGGCAACTCAGGTTAAAGACCGTTTATACTTAGGTCTTAACCTAAACACACACTTTATTAATTACGATCGCATCACTTATTTACAAGAATCTAATTCTAATAATGGGTCGTTAGTTAATAATGTCGATTTTGAAAACAGACTATCTACTATAGGTGGCGGTTTTTCATTTCAATTAGGAACAATATATAAAGCTACAGATAATCTTAGAGTTGGTTTAACATACAACTCACCTACTTGGTATAATATTCAGGAAGAAACTTCGCAATACATTTCGACTATTAGAAATGAAAATGGTAGCAACATCAATCAGATTGTAAATCCTAAAATTGTAAATATTCATCCAGAATATGAGTTAAAAACTCCAGGAAAACTATCCGGAAGTTTAGCATATATATTCGGAACTCATGGCTTAATAAGTTTCGATTACGCTTATAAAGATTATAGTAATTCGAAATTTAAACCAGAACATGACTTGCATTTTAATGAACAAAATCAACTTATTAGTAATGAGCTAAAAGGTGCTTCGTCTTATGCCGTTGGTGGAGAATACAGACTAAAACAACTTAGTTTTAGAGGTGGATATCGTTTTGAAGAAAGCCCATATAAAAATGAAGAAACTATAGGCGACTTAACCGGTTACTCGGTAGGGCTAGGTTATAGTTTAGGCGCAACTAAACTTGATGTAACTTTCGACCAATCGCAACGTGATTCTGAATATCAACTTTACAATGTTGGTTTAACAGATTCTGCATCGTTAGATTCTAAAATTTCAAGCTTTACGTTTTCTGTAAGTTTCGCTTTATAA
- the folE gene encoding GTP cyclohydrolase I FolE, producing the protein MKFDNNLEEFDAYGDDHIGSATDTPMRADAFKLSNEEKVELIKDDVRHIMETLGLDLTDDSLKGTPNRVAKMFVKEIFSGLDPSKKPNASTFENKYKYGEMLVEKNITVYSTCEHHLLPIVGRAHVAYISKGNVVGLSKMNRIVDYYAKRPQVQERLTIQIVKELQSVLGTEDVACIIDAKHLCVNSRGIRDIESSTVTAEFGGKFKDNETRRELLDYIKLETQF; encoded by the coding sequence ATGAAATTTGATAATAATTTAGAAGAGTTTGATGCTTATGGCGACGACCATATTGGGAGCGCTACAGATACGCCAATGCGAGCGGATGCTTTCAAACTTTCAAACGAAGAGAAAGTAGAATTAATTAAAGACGATGTACGCCACATTATGGAAACATTGGGTTTAGATTTAACCGACGATAGTTTAAAAGGGACACCTAACCGTGTTGCTAAAATGTTTGTAAAAGAAATTTTTAGCGGATTAGATCCTAGCAAAAAACCAAACGCGTCTACTTTCGAAAATAAATACAAATACGGAGAAATGTTAGTTGAAAAAAACATTACCGTATACTCTACTTGCGAGCACCACTTATTACCTATAGTAGGTCGTGCTCATGTTGCATATATTTCTAAAGGGAATGTTGTTGGTCTTTCTAAAATGAATCGTATTGTAGATTATTACGCAAAACGTCCTCAAGTTCAAGAGCGATTAACCATTCAAATTGTAAAAGAATTACAAAGTGTTTTAGGTACAGAAGATGTAGCGTGTATTATAGATGCAAAACATTTATGTGTAAATTCTCGAGGAATTAGAGATATTGAAAGCAGTACTGTAACTGCCGAATTTGGAGGAAAATTCAAAGACAACGAAACTCGTAGAGAGCTTTTAGATTATATTAAATTAGAGACGCAATTTTAA